The following coding sequences are from one Rutidosis leptorrhynchoides isolate AG116_Rl617_1_P2 chromosome 11, CSIRO_AGI_Rlap_v1, whole genome shotgun sequence window:
- the LOC139876122 gene encoding secreted RxLR effector protein 78-like gives MVFKVDFKKAFDSISWDFWDEMMVLMGFGSKWRSWITSCLKSASISILVNGSPTKEFKLGRGVRQGDLLSPFLFIIAAEGLNWLAKSAVHCNLYEGVEIGMDRIPISHLQYADDTIFFGK, from the coding sequence ATGGTTTTCAAAGTTGATTTCAAGAAGGCGTTTGATAGCATTAGTTGGGATTTTTGGGACGAAATGATGGTCTTGATGGGTTTCGGTTCTAAATGGCGAAGTTGGATTACTTCTTGTCTCAAATCAGCTTCCATCTCGATACTTGTGAATGGCTCTCCGACAAAAGAATTCAAGCTCGGGAGGGGGGTTAGACAAGGTGATCTGCTTTCGCCTTTTCTTTTCATTATTGCGGCGGAAGGCCTAAATTGGTTAGCGAAGTCGGCGGTTCATTGCAATCTTTACGAAGGGGTCGAAATAGGTATGGATAGAATTCCCATATCCCACTTACAATATGCCGATGATACCATTTTCTTTGGTAAATAG